The DNA segment CGAAGGTCGCCGAGGCGGCGACAGCACGGTACGTCGGCAGTCACGCGCTCACCGAACTCGCCTTCACCGTCGAGGAGGAGGATCTACGTCCCCTTGCCGAGCACATCAGCGCGACCACCTCCGCATGGGGAACCGAGGTCGGTCAACTCACCTTCTCCAGGGTGGAGGTAGCGCTCGGCGCGGAACTCGTGCGCTGGGCGCGGTCGGCAGAGCCCGGCGGAAGCCGGCCCTCAGGCTCGTCCCGCGCGGCTCCGCCCGATTCCGGCACGCTTCGCCGCTGCGTCACCAGGGGAGGCCAGCACCTCGGCGTCCTCCAGTGTGGTTCCGGCCAACGCCGACTGCTCGTATACGGCTCACCCGAACTCGATGTGCCTCCGCAGACGATCGTGCTGGAGCCGGACGAGGCCGACAAGGTCGCCGACCTCCTGCGCAGCAGGCCGATCGCGGACCGCCTCGCCGCCTTCGGCAACCGAGTCGACAAGCCAACCGAGGAGGCATCATGACAGTATTCGGGCCACTCAGGCGTTACGCCCACAGGGACGGTGTCATGCAAGCCCACGAGATCGCCGTGACCGCGCCGACGGTGACGACCGAGGACTCGGTCGCCAAAGCCGTTCGGATCATGGCCGTCAACCGCTTACCCGGTCTCATCATCGTGGACGATCGCTCCCGGCCGACGATCGTGCTTCCCGGTACCCAGGTGCTGCGACTGCTCGTACCAGCCAGCTACCAGGAAGATCCCCTGCTGACCAGGGCGATCGACGAAGCGCACGCCGA comes from the Prauserella marina genome and includes:
- a CDS encoding SPFH domain-containing protein yields the protein MATIADHPQTPTLAQASVNADPTFGWVVGAGLLTVSVCLSMLRVVPSGQRLVLLRFGNVVTVKGPGIVVVVPILHRTVRVPLGPSRIDLRFVAAETEDGVTVTVTGSLVATVTDPIAYVRSSDGPPGATTKVAEAATARYVGSHALTELAFTVEEEDLRPLAEHISATTSAWGTEVGQLTFSRVEVALGAELVRWARSAEPGGSRPSGSSRAAPPDSGTLRRCVTRGGQHLGVLQCGSGQRRLLVYGSPELDVPPQTIVLEPDEADKVADLLRSRPIADRLAAFGNRVDKPTEEAS
- a CDS encoding CBS domain-containing protein translates to MTVFGPLRRYAHRDGVMQAHEIAVTAPTVTTEDSVAKAVRIMAVNRLPGLIIVDDRSRPTIVLPGTQVLRLLVPASYQEDPLLTRAIDEAHADEFWMELGDLTVGECLPRQPLKPMTVPADATLLEVSALMARTRSPLVAVVDGAGALAGAITLERLLTSLAVSGLGG